The sequence CTGGATGAAATGTTGTTTCTCAATGTTATGTGGGGCTTCATTTAAACAATGCAAAAGGCCAAAGGCTGAAAAATCAGAGTGGGATAGGGATGGAGAATTAAGGTGACAGGTAATTAAAAATTCAAGATCATCCTTGCTGACTAACTGTGATATTTACAAAGTGGTCACTTGATCTGTATTTTATTTCTCCAGTCGATGAGCTAcacctggaaggagtgtttggCCAGCTGGATGTTGAGCAGGGAAGAAGTAACAGGGTagtatctgaatcaggtttattatcactgacatatgttgtgaagtgTATTGTTCTGCAGTAGTAGTACAGTATAAGACATATAAATCAGTGTGATTTACAATAAATAACTACAGTGGATCTCAGTTAATTGAGAcaaattgggaccagtacattttggcccaattaactggctgCCCCAATTATCTGAAGTCTCATGGAAAACttaaaaaaggtataaaaaaggcaattatgtatttaaatgaaatacaggacAAATTTGaccactaccaatactactacagtttTATAAACCTGTGTATTAATTCCTAACaattatcgatggaggaatttgtttagtcacattcttttgactgtaagtgaacaaaatcagcacaaatACTCAGTGCAAatgatggactgccttcatacaatgctatcgatgattgcatcttccaaatctacgttttcattgtaacattcaagatgattgccaataccttcaaattctttctaGTTCCTAACttactgaagtagtgaaattgtttcattttcccaTTGACCATTTCTGACATCCCCAAGGCtggatgcttgaaaccacagtgagcaaaacagtttgaAATTGTCTTACTGTTCATTTCTCATCAAAGTTACAGAAATATCACAgtttttttgaacacaaacacatacaactGACACTATTCTAAAAACTGTTCACTggaagcacagtgtagtgtctaaaggCTGTGCAAGTCTTCTGCACTAATTGACTGGCATagagtcccaaataaatgaagggaattctagctattttctcaatttgtttttgttttttttaagagtTATCACCAGTAAACagttgccccaattaactgatggcccaatgaaTTGGAgtccacaataaataaataaacagtgcagaaGAGGAATAGCAAAGtaatgttcataggttcatggaacattcagaaatcttacagcagaggggaagaggctgttcctaaaacaaaTGAGTGTGGGTCCTCAGCTTCCtgaacttccttcctgatggtagtactgagaagaagGCCTGCCCTAgtggtgggggttcttaatgatggatgtggcCTTCTTGAGGtaccgccttttgaagatgctcttaatggtagggagggttgtacctgtgatggaaatggctgagttcacaaccttcagcaacctcttttgATCCTGCACATTGGAGGCTCTATACCAGGCAATACTGCAACAGTTAGCATGTTCTCCAGCCAACGtccatagaaatttgctagaatctttggtgacataccaaatctcctcaatcaaTTAACTATTGACATATATCTGCATCTCCCATAGTTGCAAGAGAGTAGGTATTGTGGACCAGTGACTTTGAGAAAACAGTTTCTGTGGAATGCTTCAAGGGCAGATAGAGAATGTCTGGAAGTAGCATCACATTGAAGGAGATAGAAATTACACAGGATGGTCGACTGAACGTGGAGGCTGGTACAGTAGAAGGCAAGGACAAGAAGAATTCTATCATTACTCTATGAAAGACATAGTGGATGAAGGAAGTGCACCACCATCACAATGCAACATCAATCTCCATTTCTATTCACCACACAATAAACAATCCAGCTCCAGCTTTTCCTTTTCTCTGCAATTTAAGACAACTTTGTCTTCtttttctagttctgatgaaaggtctttgaaCTGCAATATCAATTCTGTGTCTCTCTGCTTAGGTTCTGCTGGTTAACTTGCCAGAATGCTTTCAGAATGttctgcttcccccccccccccccccaggaataAGGAAATCTCATTCCAATGTAGAAGCACATCTGGCCTATGATATACAGCTTTGATTGAATTTACTTGATTTATAGGATTTGTAACGGAGGTATACTGTGCATGTTATTGCATAGGTTGTATAGCACAGACATAAACCCTTTGCTCAACCTGTCTGCACTGGCATTTACGCTGATTTTAGATCTTTCCCATTCTTCCCCAAGATGTCCTTCTCACTCATCTGCTTGTCCAGTGTTGCTTCCAATATATCAATAAGTTCACTTCAACTAACATTGTCAGAGCAAATTGCCCACTCTCACTATTCTTTAGCAAAACAACTTTCTTCCTTTGCATATCTTGCTGACTATCTTATACTGATTGTGTCTACTGACTGTTTTCCCCAAAAGTTGAAAATTGGCTCTGTATCCACTTTAACAcaaatgttttattttcattttaaagaCCTCTGTTAGTCTGCACCTCAGTCCAAAGAGCAATGGGGCATGATTTGTTCATTTCTTCCTAGTAATGCATAGCTTTGTAGTTCTTGCATCATCCTTGCTTCACTGTGGCCTCTCCAGTATATCTATATTCTTTTTTTAGAAATGGGAACCACAAGGACATGCAGTATACCAGATGGTAATTCACCAAGGTCTGATACTTCTGTGGTTCCCTACTTTGTTATTCAATTCCTCATACAGCAACTGTTGGTGCTTTGGTTTATGGCCTTACTAACCAGCTGTACAATTTTTAGTGAGTGGTATATTTGCAAACAAAATCATATTGTTCCTCTACTCTGCCTAAATAAGGGGTAATTACCCTCCATTCTTTCTGTTCCTATCAAAATATATCAGCTCACATTATCAATGTTGAACCTCAGTTGCCACTTGTTTGCTAATTTTGTAACCTATTAAAAGCCTTCTCAGAATTTTCTCCAGACTTCCCCTTAGACTGTGtgtctaagtacagctccaacaccgtgtacaagtttgttgatgacaccactgttgtgggctgtatcaaagatggcaatgaatcagcacacaggagggagactgaaaatttggttgagtggtgtaataacaacaacctctcactcaatgtcaataagaccaagaaaccaattgtagacttcaggagagggaaaccagaggtctatgagccaatAATCATTGAAGAAACAGAGGTGTAGAGGGTCAGTATCTTTAAATTCTTGGGTATCCCTATCTCAGATGACGTGTCCTGGAGCCTCCATATAAATagcattgcaaagaaagcacgacagcgcctctgcttcctcaggagtctgcggaggttcGGCATGTCACTAAAAACCTTGCAAACTTCTATAgaggtgtggtggaaagtgtgctgactggctgcattacagcctgggaCGGGAACAACAATGCctctgagtggaaaatcctacaaaaagtaatggattcagcccagtacctcATGGGTAAACCTCTCCTccccccaaccactgagcacatctacatgaaatgttgctgtgggaaagcagcgtccattatcaaagatctcatcacccaggtcatgctcttttctcactgcagcCGCCAGGTAGAAGAAAAAAGTGCCCCAGGACTCgaactaccaggttcaagaacagttactcaaCCTCAacaatcaagctcttgaacaaaaggctgTAACTCcacttttatcttgttatctctcctatcttatttcatgcttgttatttattgctatttatttatatctgcatttgcacagtttgttgtccattgatcctgtttacagtgtTCTATAGATTTGGTAAGTGTGCCCACAGAAAAATAAACCCAGGGTTGTACGTGCTGTCATGTATGTACACTGGTAATAAATTTCTCTTTAACTTACTTTGACTTTTGACTTCACTTTCATTTATTCTCCAACTGCAATCCTCTCTGGCCCAGCACATACATAATCTGTTGTCATCTTCAAATTTATAAAATTCATTAAATCCTTAATCTAAACTCAGAAAAGTAGAGGTGCATAGCCTTGGTTGTTGCACAGATCATGCCCTTGTGCCTTGGGACTTGCCTGTTGCAGACACTGGGGAAGGAGACGctggagctggctgtgtgccaGGTTGGGTGCTGGCCTTTTCTGTCGGTTCTGCTCTCCGGTGTTTGCTTGCTGGAAGAACAAGTTGGGTTGCATTCATCTGCAGCTGAACTCACAGGAAAGGTGGAACTGTTTCAgatttgttcttgcagaaacatagcTCCAGGATAACATCCATGCACcttcaatctacaggccatgacactcagagACTTGGGCTATATGGTTTTTAATCTATATTTTTGTATGTATTTTGGGCTATCATAATTTTATGTGCTGTGTactgtgtgtgattgttggtactgtgttttgtaccttggctctggaggaacgctgttttgtttggctctaTTCTTgtttatggttgaatgacaattaaagtggaacttgaacttgatctgtGCAGAAAACCGCTGTCTACCTTTTCACATTTGCTTTTTGCCTTGAATCCAGCTAACAATATATTCTGCTACATGCCCCTTGATCCTCCATTCTCTGATCATATTCTTTGGTCAATTATGAGATAAGTTATCATTGTTTCCCATACCTGATAGGCATCAACTAATTTGATTCCTGGATGGGGAGTTGAAAATTGAGAAGAATGATGGagaatcttattgaaatatattaCATTTTGAAGGGCTTGACAGGATATGGGTGAGAATGTTTCCACCATTGAGGGAATCTGTTACCAACAGGCAATGTGAAAATGAAACATCAGTCGTGAGGCAGACATTGTGCACACTCAGAGCGTTGTGAATATTTGGTATTTTCTACCCTAGGACACTGTGCTAATGATTCGTTAAGCATAATTCAAGGATGAGAAATTCTTTTGGAATCCAAGTTCTCCTCGATTTATGTATGCTCTCTTTAACAATTTTTGTTGTATGTCAGATTCTTAATGATAGGCGTCCTTGATATATAAATTTTCTGGCTGGTATAATGACTAATGTGCCACCTTCCATCAAAAATAGTATGCAAAAATACTCAAAATGCATCTCTCCAACTTTCCTAATTTGGGTGAGCTAGATTATATTTTCCCAAGAACATAGCCCTTTCATAAATCACGGGAATGCCTGTACAGTGAAATCGAGGGcaagaaggatcagtctgagttgTGTGCAAAGGTCAGattagccatgattttattgaaaacACAGACCTTGTGGTTTACTCCTACTCATATTTCTTTTTTCCTATGATCTTATGTATGAAGATCATTCATTTCTGGCTTTCAGATTATGTCATGGAAACAACAAGAATGAAAAAGCAATTTCTTTAAATCATAGGGCTACAGGACTATTTGTATTTCAAATTTTCTCACACGCTTTCCAATTTGTTGTCAGATTTTATCTTTCAAATCTCTACTATTGCAATTCTCTGAATTAGATGACTTTACATAGAGTGGGATTTTTATTTTAGTAGTGCACAACATGGTAAAACTATCCATGAAAAACATTGGCATCCTATAAAATCGATTAATTATTAAGTTACTTTTCCAAATCATGAGGATATCCCCCCTCCCCAAATTTGAGAATTAAACATTGACATGAAAGTGAAACTCTCAATTATCATTGATGTCTTTCCCTACTTTAGCATTTGATCCTCCTATTTTATTTCTTGCTCTGGTTCAAGTCAGATTTAGTAGCTAATAATTAAAATCACTTACTGTTGAACTGCTAATCTCTGCAAGTTTAGAGTCCTGCTACACAGTGTAGGAATGGCATTATAAGCTACTGACTTGGAatgacattttatttttttttaacctgaATGTTGACTTGTAGAGGCTGGCGTTCCCCACTTTTCGTGTGAGCCACTCCTTCAGTGTCATAGATCCCAGTATAATTCACCACTTGTGGGTTCCTCGATTTCTCTTCTAGGGGGATAAGTACAGCCCCAATCATCATCGACCTGCAATCACACAGGATCCTCCTTCAGTTATCTCAACATCTTGGGTGCATTATGATTTGTCATAGACAATGCTCCGAACGAAAGTGAATGCCATAGGCCGTCTATCAAAGCTGATCGTGCCGTTTGCACTATTTTATTAATAATGCAAGAAATGTCATGGACGTGAAGAGATAACTTACACATTCAATAGGAATAACAAATATGTAATTGCAGTATAACCACTCCGTTTTTGCTACGTGCTGCTGGCGTGGGGAGGGGCAGCGGATCTTTTGATGACAATGGGGCTGGGTCTTGTATCAGCCATAACCTGTTCTGCAGTCTCATGTGCACCTTACGCCGCTATTTGAAATTTGAAATTCCGGCCTTTAGATTTGGGTGCGCGGGAATTAAAAGAAAATTCATTGCAGCGTGAAATTCCGAAAGGGTCATTTATTTAGATGCAGGCATCTGCGCGCAGATAAGCACCGGCTGGTCAGATTTTAAGAAACACTAATTGACAGGAGGGGATCAAATGACAACTGGCGTCGCCTCCTTTCAGAAGCTCAGCCGCTAAACGCCCACAGGATGGTCCCAAGGATCTTTACACCTGGAGCAAGGCAGGGCAGGGAACAGCTGTTGTCAACCGCAGCAGATCATAAAGGCAATAATACCATGGAGATGAAAAAAAACAGCGGGTTTACCTTGTTACACCCCCTCACCCAGAGTGATGAAAAGCTCTCGCCAGTGTAACCTTTTATACTCACTTTGCTGATACAATCCCAGGCTTTAGCACAATATCGATCTTGTACTTCGCTCCTGTTAACAGCTTGATGGTCCGGTTTTGCCCGAATCGCTGTCCGTCGACTTTGAAATACACCGGCCCGTCACCGGGTTGGATTTTCAAAGAGACGCCGATTTTCACCAAACTGGGCACTTCGTCCATGATGGGCAATGAGGGCGTCTCAATGATGCTGATGAGCCGGGGCGTAAGGTATACTATAGCCTGGTCATTCAGAGCCCGTGGAAATCTCGGGTGTAAGCGCACGGCACTACCAAGACTGCAAGCATCAACCTGCACGGGCTAAATCCACTTTGATTGCACACATAATCCGAGGCTACAATGCACAGACGTCAGCACTGCGCTGCCGGTGTGGGACACTGCCTAATGAACTGCTGTTCCTGTAAGCAGTCAAGATGGCATGGCATGTAATGTCCTCACCCACTCGAAAATAGAATGCGCCATGGGATAGAAAAATGTTGTGAATGAATGTTCAATTACCTTATTCGTGAACGCATATCAATCCATTCGTTTCAAAGGTTTATAGTGTCTTTTAATATAGGTTTCTGATGGAAAGTGCTTCTGTctaaatttttttttactaactgCAACATTAAAATCTGTTGCATTACACACGGAATGTAGAAAATACTTAAGGGTTAAACAAGAAAAGCTAGCAGATAGGCCGAATGGCTCTTCTCTAATGCATTATTTTCTGATGGAAGATAATTTAGCAGTTAATTCCCCAAAACTAAAACTCTTGTCTTCACACTTTTTAACAATATATTTGTGTTTTAGTTTAACGTGTTTTGATTAGAGCTAATTCTCTAATCACAGTTGCTCACATACCAGGGGGAACAGTTGCAACGCATAGCACGAACTGTTACATAAAATACTGAACTCTTGTGTCTGGAATATTTCTTGTTCTAAAATCTCCCTAGCTCTCTCTATATATAATGTACAATGCCACATCTTTTGAAATACCAATGGCTAGTGAATTTAATTTGCTGCCAAAATCAAGGTGGATTAAGAAAGGCACATGCGCCTGCAGCTGTAATTGATTTTTAAATCAGATATGATGCATCCTATCAGCCCATAATCACTGTGTTTCATGACTTTTTCAATTCCAGGCATAATACCACTAGATTTCCAAATTCAAGGGTCTATATACGGTATGAGCAGGATGACACTTAACTTTGTTTGTAGTGGGCGACCACAGTCTTCATAAACATTAGTTGGGTGCAACATAATTTAACTGACTGTtacaaaattaaaaacaaatataTTGTTCTTTCCACCTGCCAACATTGCTCTGCTCACTGGGCTTATTACAGTACCTATTAAACTGTTATTCCTATAAACTATCAAGATCATAGAGTGTGACACAATGTGAATTTTTAACATAGTTAAATACTCCATGGCACTCCACAGAGACCTGTGTTTGTTACTTGCTTCCTGCATTGATCAATGGGGCaaatgcattgcaatacatacatacataggcTTGTTCATGAATTCAGCAAATACTTAAGTGGTTGATACAGGAGAGCACTGCCTCAATAATGACACCCAAAGCAAAATTGAATCATTTTACTATTACCTTGCAAGCAAACATTATACATACTGGCTTCAGAAAGCATGACAAATGAATTGCCATCTGCAGTTCACCACATGCCATACCCCTCCACGGCATACCACATCCTGACAGTGGCAATAGATAGAAATGCTCTACCTGCTAGAAAAGCTCACATCGGAAAATGAGGTAATGTAGCTATTGTAAAGATAATATAGAATCTGATGTGTAATATAAATCACAATCCTATACATTATTGTTTAGATGGAATAATTTCTATATAAATCAGTTTACAAACTAAGTTCATAGACAAATGGATGCCCTCTTTAAAGTTAAGATCAGTTTACCTCTAGGTCCTCAGTCAGTCACCATAAGGGAAATATTAATAAGAATATCTATTTAATGCTATATTAAACCTGCATTAGTGCAAACACTGGCAATGGCTAATTACTGGAATTATTATTTACAATAAAGTAACAAATATACAAAAATACATTTCTAATGAAAATAGAATTACATTGATAAAATATGTACTTAATATGCCCAATGGCACTCAGTTCTACTCTCTCTTGTGAGTatgtagctaggcatagctcaaacactgtttataaatttactgatgatagaactattgttggcaaattttcagatggtgataaggtgtacaggagcaagatggaTCAGCTGGTTAGTGGTATCACACAGCAACCTTACATTCAAtggcagtaagaccaaggaattcacAGTGAACTTCAGAAagtggaagttgagggaacacccagcagtcctcatcaagagatcagaagggtgagcagtttcaagttcctggatgtcaccaTCTCTTAAAGTCTATCCTGGGCcctacatattgatgcaattacaaagaaagtatgacagttgctatatttcaataggagtttgaagagacttggtatgtcaccaaagagacTTGCAAGTtgttacagatgtactgtggagaacattcaatgtctggtatggaggggcactgtacaggatcagaaaaaccCTTCAGAAAGTTgcagaaagaagggggaggggagcaccagagggagatggagaacaggcagagtgacgggcagagagagggaaaaaaagggg comes from Hypanus sabinus isolate sHypSab1 chromosome 12, sHypSab1.hap1, whole genome shotgun sequence and encodes:
- the cnrip1b gene encoding CB1 cannabinoid receptor-interacting protein 1b, whose protein sequence is MDEVPSLVKIGVSLKIQPGDGPVYFKVDGQRFGQNRTIKLLTGAKYKIDIVLKPGIVSAKSMMIGAVLIPLEEKSRNPQVVNYTGIYDTEGVAHTKSGERQPLQVNIQFNDIGTFETLWQVKFYNYHKRDHCQWGNSFGSIEYECKPNETRSLMWINKEMFT